The genomic region ACGAGGAGCAGGTTCGCTTGATCGGCGCCTTGCATAGGGATTTCCCAGGATGAGAGTCATGTATCGAATTACCCTTGCAGCCCTGCTGCTCCTGCTCGGCCTGTTGGCTGGCTGCAGCGCGATTTCGCCTTTTTCGACGTTGACCAAGTTGGACCTGGTGCTGACCGCCAGCGAACAGGTCAACCCTGACTTGCACGGTCGACCCTCTCCAGTGGTGGTCCACCTGATTGAATTGCGCCATGGCGTAGCCTTCGAGAACGCCGACTTCTTCAGCCTGTATGGTCATGCTGAGCAGGTGCTGCCGAAGGACTGGGTGAGCAGTGAGGAAGTTGAACTGCGCCCCGGTGACCGCCTGGCGCTCAAACTCAGGATCGGCCCTGATAGTCGCTTCGTGGGGGTGCTCGCGGCTTATCGAGACTTGCCCCATGTACGCTGGCGGATGCTGGTGCCCGTCACCGCCCAGAAAGTGACACGGGCCGAGCTGGTGCTGGACCAGGCCGGCATTCGGGTGGCCGGCCATTTGTCTGACCTGGAGATGCGCTGATATGCCTATTCATAAAGTCATCTGGCAGGAAGGCATGTTGTTGCGC from Pseudomonas synxantha harbors:
- the tssJ gene encoding type VI secretion system lipoprotein TssJ, giving the protein MYRITLAALLLLLGLLAGCSAISPFSTLTKLDLVLTASEQVNPDLHGRPSPVVVHLIELRHGVAFENADFFSLYGHAEQVLPKDWVSSEEVELRPGDRLALKLRIGPDSRFVGVLAAYRDLPHVRWRMLVPVTAQKVTRAELVLDQAGIRVAGHLSDLEMR